In Papaver somniferum cultivar HN1 chromosome 9, ASM357369v1, whole genome shotgun sequence, the genomic stretch TTTGGAGGGATAGATTTTTTAGTTAAAtaggtttcaaaaataaaaacggGGCGCCCAAATTGGACCGAATCTAGTTGACGTAAATAATTTATTTTCGCATCCTTACAAGATCTAAAACTGGATTTACAACTTGAAAAAAGACTTGACCAGCGATTGTAGTACTCGCCTTAACTGTTGCCTTACCTTCACGGAGTGAGCCTTAACAAAATGTCACTAGATTTGGCTCCGGTACCGACCCCATCGCTCTAGCTATCTTAATCATATGCATGAATCTGCTAGCGATCGAGCATAACACCATGCTATCTTCACCCAAGTCATTTCTTGATAAAAATTCTCTAACGTAAATGCATGTTGTTACAAAAAGATTTATGATATGTTTGCCTGTTTGATGATTGTCAATAAGATGATTACAAAATGGCAAGTGGCCACTTACATTTTAAGTACTATATAACGTACTCCTCCTAAAAATCTAAATGCGAAAGTACATTTTAACTGGAGAGAAAAGAACAAGGGAGAAAGATGGTGAGGCTCCTAGAGATGTCACAGAGAGTTGGTGAATACTGCCGAAACATCTTTAGAGACTCTCGTCTTGATAATCTAGATGCGGTATCTTCAAGTTTCTGTAGAACTCCATTACACATAGCAGTTATGTCTGGTGACATCCAATTTGCAAAAAACATTCTGTCTCTGAAACCTGATCTTGCATCAAAACAAGACAACCGGGGATGGACTCCACTTCACCTTGCTTCAGCGAAAGCAAGTCTTCAGATGGTGAAACTGCTGCTCAAGGCGTGGTCTACTGCTTGTATAATtcaagataatgatggaagaacaCCTCTCCACCTAGCAGCTATGAATGATCGAGTTGAGATCATGGAGACACTGATGGAAAAAAGACCCGATTTGATTCATCTGAGGAATTGTCAAAATGGTGAATCCATACTTCACTTCTGTGTTAAAAGTAGCAGTAATATCGAGACGCTCGAGTTGTTGGTAGACAAGTTTTTGTTTGCACGGGATCTGGACCAAAAAATTATTATCAACTCCAAGGATAATAATGGCAAAACAGTCTTACAACTTGCTGCCGAAACAGGAAAAACTGAGGTATACATTTGAATTTTGCTTATTAATAAGATTTTCATTGAGATttggttgtttcttcttcttttttcttttttcagaaaATTTCATTGACATTTCAGGAAAGGTGATacttctaatttatttatttttctccttAAAATCGGCCAAATTGTAAAAGTGAACGCTTTTTCTGGGGAGTAGTATATACAGTGCATGCATCTTGAAACCTATTAATGCAATTGTATTTGCAGATGATACAGTATTTACTTGAGAGCAGCAATATAAACACTGAAGTAAATGAAGTTGAGGATGCCTTGAAAGCTTTATCACCAGCTGATAGGGAAAATCTAGAAACCAGGTTTCTTGAGTACTTTGGAAACGACAAGAAGCATAAGAATGGAGCTGTGCCTAATAATAATGATCAGAATTCGCAGAGAGACAGGGTGAATGCGTTAATGGTGGTGGCAACATTGGTAGCAGGAATTGCCTTTCAAGCTGCAATGAACCCACCAGGGGGGTTATGGCAAGAAGATTCTAAAGTTAGCTCCGAAACTGATCCTGttacttttatttattatctTGATCGAATGTTCAGTACCACCTCTGATTACACCAAATACTTTCGAAGCGGATATAGTCAATATACTCATATAGATAGTTATCCTTTTGCGGAGGCTCTAATAAATACTATGCGTGATTATGCAGCTGCATACAAGGATGGTTTAGTTTTCGAAGATTTGGTGTTTCATTCTGTATACGGTGTGTGGTACGATGGTGTTATTCGCAACCTCCCTAATAATAGTACCGATCGTGATAGAAGTATTTATATGTTTTTCCCTTATATAATACGCTATGCTGGGCAGCCTATAATGGCTTATACAGACCCACCCAGCTACAAGATTTACATGGCTACTAACGGAGTTGCGTTTGCTATGTCTCTGCTTATAATGTTCTTGGTCATATGCGGGTTTCTAAAGGAAAAATCGATCGCCCAAGTTCGAATTCTTGTTGTGTTgatgtgcatttcgattggatgcATCGCCTTTGGTTACTTGGTCGCATTACAGTCTATGGTGCCATTTTTCGATACCGAAGCGCATATGATGTTCTATGTACTCCATGTATTCTTCGGAGTCTGCTGCTCGTTGGGAGCACTTTGGCTCTTAATTTGGACTGCATGGATTATAGTTAAGCTAAGAAAGAAAAGGAAGCACCACCATACCGGAGTTATTAGTTACTACCTTAAAGGACTCTTGTTCAGCAGAGATGCAAAAGGTACAGGAAAAGTGATTTTGTTTGTTGTTGGCATCTGTGCTTTTCGTTATTCTGGGTATATGTACAGCTACATTAGAGATATATATAACTAATTAAATGTCTTTATGCATGTTGTAACCGCGTAGTTTCGATCAAAAAAGTGTTGTAATCGCGTAGTTAGCTtgatataccaaaaaaaaaatgtaaatgttATTAAGTTCTACTTCAATCTCTGAGATTTTCAATGATGATGGTGCCAAAATGGATCTTTTGGTATATTTATATTTGTGACTATTGTCCTCAACACATGAATGAATTTTATTTGATCTTACTAAATCGTTTCCAAACAAGTTTGTTTGTAGCGagttttctatatatatatatatatacgatcAAACTAGAAATATGATTATTTAAACTTGGCTAGTATTTCTTAAAAGATTGAATGACTAGTTTGAGGAGATTCACAATGCTGGATGGTGTTCACATCTTTTTTTCAACCCTCAACCATATCTAAAATTACAAAAATGGTTCCAAATGGGAAACTGAAGCGTTCGATACCGAAATTGTTCCTTTATAGATTATGGATAATAACGAATCTATAGCTTCCCAAGAGGAAACCAATGCTAGCGTATCGAAGCTCGTGCACAGTAGTTGACATTAAGGTGTTGGGTCTTCCCCTGCCAGATCTGCAGGCTAATGACCCGCCAGCATCCATGCCGCATTCTTGATTTCTGCAAAACTACTACCACCAATCAGCAATAGATTTCCAAAGACTTTTAAAATATCAATGACATTCAAGGAAAGAATTTTACCTTATATAATAGGATACAATCTAATTAAGAAGATCCACTTTGTAAATCATTCATCAATCTACATATGGTTACATATATGTCAACTTGATTCATTAAGATGTGTTTAGCCTAGACAGTAGGGACGACTATTTTATTTCCAGTCCAGCACATATAATTTTAGGAATTCACACCGTTAATTGGAGAGTTGACACTCTTGACAGCGCATGATTATTCTAATTTCAACCTGATAATCCAAGTAGTAATCTTTTCGGATCTCTCAAAAGTCAAATGATCAGACAGAGTTTCCAACGCGACCTTTGGGAGTTTGGTTAATCGGCTTTGACAAAGTATACTCTCTACGATTTACTAATCATTTGACTTTTGAATGGACAAGTCCTTCACCAGTCGATCATTCTTACAGTTTACCAATCGGGAAAAATAAAAGTCCGTCGATTTTATCTAGGGTAGAGTAGGTTGTTTGGATTTCCAGAAAGAAATGCATGAATAAGGTAGGAAATACCATTAgatgaataatatattagagaaaaGTTTGGTTAAATGTCTGTTCGGTCctatttaataataataattatagtgTTCTGGGATAGACAATACCCACACAAGATGATGTCATCaatactcatttttttttttctatcttaataaaaataaataaataaataacttaaaACTTAAATATATTTTAAACTatatgtccaaaaatgataaattttatatattcggaaagctctcgacgatagctttccaacgagtaTCATTGTCGCTATGTTTCGGAGCTTTTAATTTTTAACTTATTTTTTAGTTATAAAATGAACTATATACGAGTTCATTCaacaaaaaaacagacttcatttcagaaatgaagtccatattgaaaaactaaaaaaacagaactcatttcagaaatgaagtctatataaaaaaaaaaaaacagacttcattgcagaaatgaagtccatatagaaacagacttcattccagacaTAAAGTctatataaaacctaaaaaaacagacttcatataaaaacataaaaaaaaaatacagactTCATTTTAGTAATGAAGTCTATATaaatacctaaaaaaacagacttcatttcaggaatgaagtccatataaaaacagacttcatttctACTTCATTTTATAGCTAAAAAAAAGGCAAAAATTAAAAGCTCCGAAACATAACTGCAATGACACTCGTTGGAAAGCTATCGCCGagggctttccaaatatataaaatttatcatttttggacatatgGTTTAAAATatatttaagtttttatttatttatttttattaagagagaaaaaagatttaagagagagaaagagtgatttagatattttaatatttttaaataattatggaccaaatggaaaAGGTGTTTCTAAAAGGACCAAACAAACATaagaccacctaaaaaaggactaAACTATATTTTTCCCTAAATAAGTTGTAAGTTGGTGCTTTGTAGGGTACGTATACAAAAAATTGGAATCACATACACCAACAAGGGCCACACTAACGGTGACTATGGGAGGGAGCCATGAGATTATTAGTCTCATATTGTTTGAGTTATCTAAGATCATGCAGTTTATAATTTTTAGGGCTTTTCCACttattgccaattgattttgagttggatatcCTCATACTTTAACATGGTACCAGAGCAGGCTATATGCGACGAGTCATTTGATCGcgtctttactccgcgtcacccgattaaTTGTCCCTaagaggctacacgtgagggagaTGTTAAGATTATTCGTCCCACACTAGTGTCTTGCCCGTGCGTTGCACGTGATAAGTTAACTGATTTAgtatttgtgttgatggtgtagagATGGGTCTCTCCTATTGCGTCAAAATGTAGTATCTACTTGTATAAGGATCGTTGAGAATTAGCAACTCGGAGTTGGGTCTCTCCTGTTGCGTCAAAATATAGTATCTACTTGTATAGGAATTGCATTGCAGAGTTTTAAAAACTCGGATTAAATCTCTTATGGatactgatacaatgttattcatAGTTTGCTCTCTTGGTATACATTAATAATGTCTCTCTGTCAATATGAGTTGTGGTCAGAAAATAACATCCTTGTTCCGTACATAGTCCTAAGAAATATAAGCCCTGCaaaaccaaattatgaaattaatacAACCCATGAGGAAAAAGGTTAATGGAACTTGTGCGAGTAATTATTAATTTTGGATTTTGAATTCCTTCTTTCTTATGGATATGCATTACTAAGGAACTTTTTTGTGAATTGGAATTTGAATTCCTCTGGCTAGTTGGATGAGTTAAGGTGTGGATATTGCTAAAGATTTTAAAGAAGGAATCCCATGGGAATGAGTTATTTTAAATGTATGGCTGATTTTCTGCATACTACATTTTGTTCTTATGAACTTTTCAAGGTAGTTATCCTATATGCCACAGAACTACAATTCATATATTAACTCAAACAAATCACACCATATAATCCATAGATTTCCAGGAAAAAATACTACTTTGAGCGATTACTCATTTCTGCATTAACCTTGCCAAAGAAAGATGCATTAGACACATCTTTTTATTTCAAGAAAACTACATAATCATTTATATAATTAATAGTTTTCCGGTACACGTCTCATAAATTGATTTGTGCTACCAATGGACCTTACTAATGGGTTGTTTATGAAATTACAGCTAAGTTCTCCAGTTTAGCATATCATCATAAGTTAATAACTGATGCTATAGTAATGTAAGTGAATGCTGAAACATGGTATAAATCACATTCAAGAGGTTTAGTTAAGAGTTACAGCAAGTTCGAGAGCCCAAGGATGAATATGGAGATCGTGCTTCCTGTCCTGTATTTACACCAACCCCTGAGTTACTTGCATTTTGCTAGAAACACCGCCACTAATATTCCTCCtttaatttgtattattttctccaACGCTCTCGAACAGACAACACATAAATCATCATTGTACAAATGTATTTCATATACAAAAATTAATGCTACCTATTGACAAATAGAAAAGTGAAATCACACGCTTACTTGGAACCACTTCCAAGAGTTAAAAGACTCCTCCAGTCCTCCTAGACCATTATGATAAACTATTGATTATTTACTAACTACTGAAATGGTAAAGACCAAAAACTACGTATGTTTTAGTTGCATCCATGTCACCCGTGAATGGTACCATATATAGTTTATCTACCCTAATGagaaacatgatgaaataaagtTAATTTAGGGCGACCATGAATCAATAGGTCACAGAGAACTGGAAGGGACAAATATAGTTAACGTTTAACCAACTACTTCTAGCTAGTGACACAAATAACTGACCCAAATAATCTAATTGTTCTTCTACGACAATAATTGTTGTTAAAATACttcctccgttccattttagataatgtttttggagttttcacgcagattaagaaatggagagagatatgaagatttttcaattatattctcataaaaaatCTTCCATCGTTAATTGATATTAGTacatttaaaaccaaatttatagTTCCAAGATAAAATGTTAGGGTATTGGTGGtagttttgtggaaaaatatgataactttcaagtattgtggaataaaaaaataaccctaaaacatcatctaaagtggaactgAGGGAGTAGGGAGTATAAATTAGACAAAAGATGGCAAGCAATGCATCCCATTCTTCAAATACGACCTTACCTTGATTAAGAAATTTTGCCAGCTGCAACCACAGATAGTACTGTGATATGTACAATTTCAAAGGGGCAAATATTTGACTGAACTTAGAGAAACTTAGCTCAACTAAAGTATTTGGACTTTGGAGTCAGAATTCCATctccataaaaaaaatatctgGAATACCTTTACTGTTctgtaatttctttttcttttgagctCTCCTCAAACGGCTTAATGGCGTGTCTCAGAACTGCTGCATCTAAAACATTTGAAAAGCTAAATGAAGAGAGTAAACTAAAAACCATTTACATTCCTGTAAGGAAGTTTCAAAATCATTTATTCTGCACATAAACAGTCCTGTTTAGAACTTTTTCCCCCGATAATCTGGATTTCGAATATGTTTGTGCGCCCGGACAATATGTCAATTACATCTTCTACCCAGATTCTCTGcaaactttttttctttctatttttcagTTTGGTGCCGTCATATGCTAGAAAAATATGTTATGTATTATCATTGGTCGGTACTTATACCTTTCCCATCAGCGTATTAATTGGCATAAACGTTGCGAACCTTTCATTGTCAAACGGATCCTATGATAACAAATGTTGCTGTTCCAGTTCCAGTTCCAGAGTCCTCTTGTATTCGCAATTCTAGCTTATACCTGCGTAAATATTTCTCCAGTTAGTTTTTTGATAGTAGACCAAAAATATTTGACTGAACTTAGAGAAACTTAGCTCAACTAAAGTATTTGGACTTTGGAGTCAGAATTCCATctccataaaaaaaatatctgGAATACCTTTACTGTTctgtaatttctttttcttttgagctCTCCTCAAACGGCTTAATGGCGTGTCTCAGAACTGCTGCATCTAAAACATTTGAAAAGCTAAATGAAGAGAGTAAACTAAAAACCATTTACATTCCTGTAAGGAAGTTTCAAAATCATTTATTCTGCACATAAACAGTCCTGTTTAGAACTTTTTCCCCCGATAATCTGGATTTCGAATATGTTTGTGCGCCCGGACAATATGTCAATTACATCTTCTACCCAGATTCTCTGcaaactttttttctttctatttttcagTTTGGTGCCGTCATATGCTAGAAAAATATGTTATGTATTATCATTGGTCGGTACTTATACCTTTCCCATCAGCGTATTAATTGGCATAAACGTTGCGAACCTTTCATTGTCAAACGGATCCTATGATAACAAATGTTGCTGTTCCAGTTCCAGTTCCAGAGTCCTCTTG encodes the following:
- the LOC113314152 gene encoding alpha-latrocrustotoxin-Lt1a-like isoform X2; this translates as MVRLLEMSQRVGEYCRNIFRDSRLDNLDAVSSSFCRTPLHIAVMSGDIQFAKNILSLKPDLASKQDNRGWTPLHLASAKASLQMVKLLLKAWSTACIIQDNDGRTPLHLAAMNDRVEIMETLMEKRPDLIHLRNCQNGESILHFCVKSSSNIETLELLVDKFLFARDLDQKIIINSKDNNGKTVLQLAAETGKTEMIQYLLESSNINTEVNEVEDALKALSPADRENLETRFLEYFGNDKKHKNGAVPNNNDQNSQRDRVNALMVVATLVAGIAFQAAMNPPGGLWQEDSKLHTRMV
- the LOC113314152 gene encoding uncharacterized protein LOC113314152 isoform X1, encoding MVRLLEMSQRVGEYCRNIFRDSRLDNLDAVSSSFCRTPLHIAVMSGDIQFAKNILSLKPDLASKQDNRGWTPLHLASAKASLQMVKLLLKAWSTACIIQDNDGRTPLHLAAMNDRVEIMETLMEKRPDLIHLRNCQNGESILHFCVKSSSNIETLELLVDKFLFARDLDQKIIINSKDNNGKTVLQLAAETGKTEMIQYLLESSNINTEVNEVEDALKALSPADRENLETRFLEYFGNDKKHKNGAVPNNNDQNSQRDRVNALMVVATLVAGIAFQAAMNPPGGLWQEDSKVSSETDPVTFIYYLDRMFSTTSDYTKYFRSGYSQYTHIDSYPFAEALINTMRDYAAAYKDGLVFEDLVFHSVYGVWYDGVIRNLPNNSTDRDRSIYMFFPYIIRYAGQPIMAYTDPPSYKIYMATNGVAFAMSLLIMFLVICGFLKEKSIAQVRILVVLMCISIGCIAFGYLVALQSMVPFFDTEAHMMFYVLHVFFGVCCSLGALWLLIWTAWIIVKLRKKRKHHHTGVISYYLKGLLFSRDAKGTGKVILFVVGICAFRYSGYMYSYIRDIYN